Within the Bradyrhizobium ottawaense genome, the region CAAACAGGCCATCATCGCGGCCGTGCGCTTCGAGGACGCCTGCTTCAAATATTTCGTCGACGACAGCACGGATTACTGGGAACGCTGCGTGCGCGCCGTCGCGCGGGCGGCAAAGCAAAGCCCCTTCTATCTCGCAGGCACCTATCAGCAGGCACGCAACGACGTTGCCTATTACATGAAATAGCGCGCCGTCTCGCCGTCAGAAGCACAAATTCGTCACCACGTTGCCGCGCTTGTCCTTGATCGCGTAGGGACAGCGCGCCCGCTCCAGCGCCTTCTTGGCGTCTTCGTCGCCGAGTGCCGCGGCGCGCTGGTAGTAGGCTTTGGCGGCGTCGGAATCTTTCGGTCCGCCGCGGCCCTCTTGCGCAAACGCTCCCATTCGCTCCAGCGCGCCGGGATGATTTTGTGCCGCGGCCTTCTCAAACAGCGCGCGGGCCGCAACGTCGTCCTTGGCGCCGCCATTACCCTCCGCCAGCATCATCCCGAGCTGGTACTGCGCTTCGGCATTGGTCTCTGCCGCCTTCGACAGCAATTCGCGCGCCCGCGCCGGGTTGGCCGCTGTGCCAGCGCCGCCCCCCAGCGCTGCCAGGTTGCTGACGCCGCGCGGATTACCGGCCTCGGCGGCACGCTCGAACAGTTTTCGCGCCCGTGCCTCGTCTCGCGCGACACCCGCGCCAGTCCCGTAGACCACGCCGAGTTCGACCATGGCGGAAGTGGATCCCTTGTCGGCGGCCTTGCGCCAGGCCGCGATGGCCTCCGGCGTCTGCCGGTTGGCGGCATAGGCGCGCCCGAGCTGGTACATCGCGCGTCGCGAAGCGTTCGCGGCGGTCCTGCAATATTTGATGGCGGTGGCGATGTCGGACGCCGCAATATCAGGCACGCCCTTCACGTCGGCCGGCTTGTCGGGGTCGGCAGGATCGGCGGCGACGCGGTCGCACAGCACGAGATCGGCCGATTGCGCGTGCGCCAAAGCAGGTGCCAAAGCCGGTGCCATGGCGACGGCCGCAGTGATCGCAAGGCTGACAAACCATCTCCTCATGCAACACAGGTTGCGTCGGAGGCAGAACAATTTCAAGGCTGCAAACTCACGGATCGAGCCCGCTCTCACGCAGCGCCGGTGCGACCTCCGGCGACGCCAGATAGCGCAACAGCCGGTCCGATTGGGCAGCCCTGGGCGATGCCGCCATGCGCCCGGCGGAAAACACCGCCGGCGTCTGCAACTGGTGCGGAAGGGGTCCGATCACCTCGATGCCGGCAACCTGCTTCAATTCGCTGATCTGCTGAACGGCGAGATCGGCCTCGCCGGCGACGAGCCGCTCGGCGGTAAAGCCCTGCGGGATGATGACCGCGTGCGCGTTGACATCGGACGCAATTCCCATGCGCTCGATCAGTTTTGCAAACAGGATACCGCTGGCGCCGAGCCGCGAATACGCGACCGCGCGCGCACCAAGCAGTGCCGCGCGGAGCGCAGGCTCGGTCGAGATATCCGGATGAGCCTCGCCCGCCCGCACCGCAAGGCCGACATAGGACCGCGCCAGGTCGACGCAGCTCTCTGCCACCACGCGTCGCTCGCGCACGACCTCATCGAGCCCCTCGCGGGTCAGGATGACGACATCGGCGGTCTCGCCGGCGCGCAGGCGATCCAGCAGCGCCAATGTCGGCGCGAAATCGGCGTCGATGCGCGCGCCGCCGCCCGCCACATATTGTCCGGCCAGACTGGAAACCGCGCCCTTCAAGGCCAGCGTCGAGAGCACGCGCACGGGTTCGTCCATCGCTACAGCCGCCGCATCAGTTTCAGCACCGCGCTCAGTCGCAGACTGCGCTTGCCGGCGAGCGCGGTGGCTTCGAGCAGCGCCCCCTCTCCGTCGCAGGTGCCGGAAAAGCCGATACCGACCTCGTGGCCGCCGAATACCGGGTTCTCGCCCTTGGCCGGCGTGTGCTCCTGATTGAGGATCTGGCCCTTCCAGCGGCCATTCTCCGAGGTGTAGCTGCCGATGTAGTAGAACGAGGCGTCGCCGCCGAGGATGCGGCCCTCATTGAGCAGCATCACGCCGGTCAGGCCGCCCTCGATGCCGTCGAGCATGCGCAGATGAATGGAATAGAGGCCGTCGATGATCCCCTCTTCGCCGACACCGCCGGCGATCGGGCTTGCCGCGTCCTCGATCGGCGTCATGACCGACTGAAACTTGACGCCCGGCAGTTCCCTCAGCCCGCCTTCGAAGCGGTAGAGCGCGCCGTCGGCCTGGCCTCGCGCCAGCAAGGTCGCATCGTCGGTTCCCGCCATCGCAGGGTAACTCGGGTCCGGGTTGTGGCGGAAGGTCCTGATCTCGATGGAGATACCGTCGTCGCTCTTCTCATAGCTGCCGATATGGGCAAACGCGGAATTGCCGCCCAGCATCCTGCCGTCGCGGACATACATCACGCTGCGGCCGACCGCCTCGCCGAGCTGAAACCTGACCTTGTAAAAGCCTTCAAACAAAAGCCGCGTCCCCGGCAAGCGCACGGCCCGTTATCTAGCGCGGTTCATAACGCAGGGATACGGCTTTGAGCCGGTGCATTTAAATCAATGTCAGGGAATGCGACGTCGTCAAAACGAGATGTCATCAAAACGCAATGATCCGCCAAAGCGGCGTCGCCTTGGCGGATCGGAGTGGCAACCCGGGCGCCCCCACCCGGGTATGCTGTGTCGCTTAGGCCGCGGCCGACTTGGCGGCGGTCGGAACTTCAGCGACGGTCTTGAGGATCTGCGAAGCGATCGCGTAGGGGTCGCCCTGCGAGTTCGGGCGGCGGTCTTCGAGATAGCCCTTGTAGTCGTTCTTCATGAACGAGTGCGGCACGCGGATCGAAGCGCCGCGGTCGGCCACGCCATAGCTGAACTTGTTCCAGGGAGCGGTCTCGTGCTTGCCGGTCAGGCGCTTGTCGTTGTCCGGCCCGTAGACGGCAATGTGGTCCATGAGGTTCTTCTCAAAGGCCGCCATCAGCGCCTCGAAGTAGGCCTTGCCGCCGGTCTCGCGCAGATAGGTGGTCGAGAAGTTGGCGTGCATGCCCGAGCCGTTCCAGTCGGTGTCGCCGAGCGGCTTGCAGTGATACTCGATGTCGATGCCGTAGGTTTCGGTCAGCCGCTGCAACAGGTAGCGAGCCATCCACATTTCGTCGGCGGCCTTTTTGGAGCCCTTGCCGAAGATCTGGAATTCCCACTGGCCCTTCGCCACTTCGGCGTTGATGCCTTCGTGGTTGATGCCGGCGGCGAGGCAGAGGTCGAGATGCTTCTCGACGATCTCACGCGCGACCGAACCGACATTGCTGTAGCCGACGCCGGTGTAATACGGGCCCTGCGGCGCCGGATAACCCGCTGTCGGGAAGCCGAGCGGACGGCCGTCCTTGTACATGAAGTATTCCTGCTCGAAGCCGAACCACGCGCCGGGATCGTCCAGAACCGTTGCGCGCCTGTTGGTCGCGTGCGGCGTGACACCATCGGGCATCATAACTTCGCACATCACCAGCGCGCCGTTGGTGCGCGCGCCGTCCGGATAAACCGCGACCGGCTTGAGCACGCAGTCCGAGCTCCGGCCTTCGGCCTGGTTGGTCGACGAGCCGTCAAAACCCCACAGCGGAAGCTGCTCCAGCGTCGGGAACGACGCGAATTCCTTGATCTGTGTCTTGCCGCGCAGATTCGGTGTCGGCGTATACCCGTCGAGCCAGATGTACTCGAGCTTGTATTTGGTCATTGAGCCTCTCATGAGTTTAATGCTGTTAAATGCAGGCAACTGAAGCCTTGGAGCTACCTACAGACGTACCCGGCCACGTCAGGCCGTTTCTCACCAAGCAATTAAAGTGCCAATCGCTGCAGCGCAGCACCCGTCATCCCCAGGAATGTCCAGCTCGTTTAGCGTATTTTTTGATGCGACATAGGAGCGCGGCTGACATGCGCCCCGAGCGGCCAAATCGCGCCTGCGGAGCCGGATAGAGCCCGATTCTCCAGCAGTTTCCAAACCAGCCGGGCTTGCCGATTAAAGCCGCGGCAGGTCCCCCGAACATTCGCCAAGAAGTTCGGCGGGCGCCGGCAACCTTCGCGTCGGCTCAAGCGTTAGCCATCTGCCCATTGCCTCACACGAAGCAAAACCAGAAATGCCTATGAAATACACATTCCCTGACTTTTTTCGGTCAACTTGCATTCCCTGAGGGCAAGAACGATATCCGGATTTCGGTAACCACAAGAGAACGAGTCGGGCGCACCATCATGGTTCGTTCGATCCTGAAGGAGAGACTGAGATGCTGACTACAAGCGTGAATGAGGGGTCTGCCAAGATCTACCAATTCCCTGCCGGGGGCCGCGCGGCTCTCGGGGGACGTCGCTATGGCGAGACCAAGACTGCCGTTTCCGAGTTTGCCGCCCCGACGGCCAACCTCGCTGACTGCAGCGGCAGCTGGTACCACGCAGCCGCCATCCAGGAAACCCAGCCTGGGCGAGACCACTGATGCTTGCCAAATGTCTTGTAAGGACGGCCCCAAGAGTTCAGGCGCCGTCGGTGAAGTAGAAAAGGGTCGGAACGAAATCGTTTCGGCCCTTTTTCGTATCAGAACGTCGTTATGTCAGCTCGCACGCCGTGACCGGCCGTTTGGCGTGCTTGAGCGTGGTTGCACGGGCCTTGGTTATCTTGAGGGTGACGCCGCTTCCCGTATAGCGCGATCCCGACAGGGCCAGCCGCTTGGCCAGCGTCACGGACTTGCCGTCAAGCTGCAGATGGGCGCGCGAATCGTACTGGAAAAATCCGACGATGAATTGCGTCCCGTCGGCGCAGCGATAGTTCTGAAAGCTCGTCTGTGCAAAAGCCGGTGACGGCGCGGCCGCGACCCAAACGGCGAACAAGGCCGCACCGAAAATCGTGATCTTCCGACAATTCATATTTCGCCCCCTGAGAACTGCAGTATAGACGAGACGAGGCAGAGCGACACGCCCCTGCCAGTCATTTTCCTGTCGCACCGGATTGCGAAAAATCATCCCGATGTCAGAAGCCCCTGCCCGCCATCTCAACCTTGCCGGCGCCAGTAATTTCCGCGACCTCGGCGGCTATCCGGCGCGCAACGGCAGCATCGTGCGCTGGCGGCAGATCTTCCGCTCCAACCATCTCGGCCATCTCACCGATGACGACATCGCCGTGGTCCGGGAGCTCGGCGTCAGAAGCGCATTCGATTTTCGCGGCGCCGAGGAGCGTCAGGCCGCGCTGTGCCTCATGAAGGACGTCACGGTGCATTCGCTGCCAGTCGAGCCCACGGTGGTCGCGGCGCTGCGCGCCATCTCGGCCAGCGGCACGCAACTGTCGACCGACCATGCCGTCGAGGTGATGCGCGATTCCTACCGCAGCTACGTGCAGCAGAACACGCCGCGGTTCCGGGCGCTGTTTGCGCATTTGCTGGAAGATCGCGCTCCGCTGGTGATCCACTGTACCGCCGGCAAGGACCGCACCGGCTTTGCCTGCGCGCTGATCCTGCATACGCTCGGCGTGTCCGACGACGTGATTGCGGAAGACTATCTCTTGACCAACCGCTACTACCGCCGCGACCCGAATAACGGCAGTGAGCTCCCCGACGACGTCAAGAATGTGCTGGGGACGGTGCAGGCGTCGTTTCTGGGCGCCGCGTTCGAGGCCATCGACGCCGATTATGGCGATCTCGAAACCTATCTTCGTGACGGTCTCGGTCTAGGCCACGCCGAGCGCACCAGCCTCGAATCGCGCTACCTGCAGAACTGAACCGGCAGGCCTGAATTTTCCAA harbors:
- a CDS encoding tetratricopeptide repeat protein; amino-acid sequence: MRRWFVSLAITAAVAMAPALAPALAHAQSADLVLCDRVAADPADPDKPADVKGVPDIAASDIATAIKYCRTAANASRRAMYQLGRAYAANRQTPEAIAAWRKAADKGSTSAMVELGVVYGTGAGVARDEARARKLFERAAEAGNPRGVSNLAALGGGAGTAANPARARELLSKAAETNAEAQYQLGMMLAEGNGGAKDDVAARALFEKAAAQNHPGALERMGAFAQEGRGGPKDSDAAKAYYQRAAALGDEDAKKALERARCPYAIKDKRGNVVTNLCF
- a CDS encoding substrate-binding domain-containing protein; protein product: MDEPVRVLSTLALKGAVSSLAGQYVAGGGARIDADFAPTLALLDRLRAGETADVVILTREGLDEVVRERRVVAESCVDLARSYVGLAVRAGEAHPDISTEPALRAALLGARAVAYSRLGASGILFAKLIERMGIASDVNAHAVIIPQGFTAERLVAGEADLAVQQISELKQVAGIEVIGPLPHQLQTPAVFSAGRMAASPRAAQSDRLLRYLASPEVAPALRESGLDP
- a CDS encoding GrlR family regulatory protein, coding for MFEGFYKVRFQLGEAVGRSVMYVRDGRMLGGNSAFAHIGSYEKSDDGISIEIRTFRHNPDPSYPAMAGTDDATLLARGQADGALYRFEGGLRELPGVKFQSVMTPIEDAASPIAGGVGEEGIIDGLYSIHLRMLDGIEGGLTGVMLLNEGRILGGDASFYYIGSYTSENGRWKGQILNQEHTPAKGENPVFGGHEVGIGFSGTCDGEGALLEATALAGKRSLRLSAVLKLMRRL
- a CDS encoding glutamine synthetase beta-grasp domain-containing protein yields the protein MTKYKLEYIWLDGYTPTPNLRGKTQIKEFASFPTLEQLPLWGFDGSSTNQAEGRSSDCVLKPVAVYPDGARTNGALVMCEVMMPDGVTPHATNRRATVLDDPGAWFGFEQEYFMYKDGRPLGFPTAGYPAPQGPYYTGVGYSNVGSVAREIVEKHLDLCLAAGINHEGINAEVAKGQWEFQIFGKGSKKAADEMWMARYLLQRLTETYGIDIEYHCKPLGDTDWNGSGMHANFSTTYLRETGGKAYFEALMAAFEKNLMDHIAVYGPDNDKRLTGKHETAPWNKFSYGVADRGASIRVPHSFMKNDYKGYLEDRRPNSQGDPYAIASQILKTVAEVPTAAKSAAA
- a CDS encoding DUF2735 domain-containing protein; amino-acid sequence: MLTTSVNEGSAKIYQFPAGGRAALGGRRYGETKTAVSEFAAPTANLADCSGSWYHAAAIQETQPGRDH
- a CDS encoding MliC family protein, with amino-acid sequence MNCRKITIFGAALFAVWVAAAPSPAFAQTSFQNYRCADGTQFIVGFFQYDSRAHLQLDGKSVTLAKRLALSGSRYTGSGVTLKITKARATTLKHAKRPVTACELT
- a CDS encoding tyrosine-protein phosphatase → MSEAPARHLNLAGASNFRDLGGYPARNGSIVRWRQIFRSNHLGHLTDDDIAVVRELGVRSAFDFRGAEERQAALCLMKDVTVHSLPVEPTVVAALRAISASGTQLSTDHAVEVMRDSYRSYVQQNTPRFRALFAHLLEDRAPLVIHCTAGKDRTGFACALILHTLGVSDDVIAEDYLLTNRYYRRDPNNGSELPDDVKNVLGTVQASFLGAAFEAIDADYGDLETYLRDGLGLGHAERTSLESRYLQN